One Triticum dicoccoides isolate Atlit2015 ecotype Zavitan unplaced genomic scaffold, WEW_v2.0 scaffold107500, whole genome shotgun sequence genomic window, GTAAGCTAGCCTCTTCTATCTGTCAACTAAAATTCTGTTATGTGATACAGTTTTTGACATTTTGAGTGGTGTAAATTTGTAGGTTACTTGGTTGCGGGAGGACTACTTATTGCGTTCATTGTGTTTCAGCTTTCCAGAAAGAGCTACAAACCTCCAAAGAAGCCACTTTGCGAGAAGGTACAGTCTTTCTGTGTCCATTGACTGTTGTCTGTACATGTTGAAAGTGCTGGTTTTGGTCATCGCTCCATGAAATATTTCGGCAATAATTTTCTATTTTATCTCCATAGGAAGTTGATGAGCTATGTGATGAATGGCAACCAGAACCTTTATGTCCTCCAATCAAAGAGGGTCCCCAAATTGACACACCAATCTTGGAAAGGTTTGTGCGATGGCTTCATTTGTAAATatagttttttcttcttcttttatttgTTTCGGTATTACAACAATGCCACAAGTGCCTGCACACCTATAGATTTTAGGAATTTGCAAACCCCTCGCTTTGGCATTGCTCTGTTGAGTAATTCCTACCCTAGAACATCTTATTTTGTCCTTTGTCTCAGTTATGCAATAGAAATAGATAATGGAAGAGAAGCACT contains:
- the LOC119342860 gene encoding long chain base biosynthesis protein 1a-like, with product MDFTLPIVNATTAVIDRVSAAFNTPVACAVVFGVHIDGYLVAGGLLIAFIVFQLSRKSYKPPKKPLCEKEVDELCDEWQPEPLCPPIKEGPQIDTPILE